A genomic window from Candidatus Binatia bacterium includes:
- a CDS encoding crotonase/enoyl-CoA hydratase family protein produces MEYRTIQYAVDDAVATITLHRPDKMNAFTSRMCHELLDALDQVDGDDAVRAVIVTGSGRAFCAGADLGSGGGSFDNTDRASKPTIDTHRDEGGLLTLRIYDCKKPIIAAMNGAAVGVGVTMTLPMDIRIGVPGSKMGFVFARRGIVPEAASSWFLTRAVGIQTAAEWAYTGRIFRSEEALEAGLLYKVVPPEELLPTARGIAREIADNTAPVSVALTRQMFWKMLGASSPHEAHLLDSKAVFWTGRQPDAYEGVQSFLEKRPAKFSMKPSTGMPPFYPWWKE; encoded by the coding sequence TTGGAGTATCGGACGATCCAGTACGCCGTCGACGACGCGGTCGCGACGATCACGTTGCACCGCCCCGACAAGATGAACGCCTTTACGTCGAGGATGTGTCACGAGTTGCTCGATGCGCTGGATCAGGTCGACGGAGACGATGCCGTCCGCGCGGTGATCGTGACCGGTTCTGGGCGCGCCTTCTGTGCCGGAGCGGATCTGGGATCGGGCGGCGGTAGCTTCGACAACACCGATCGCGCGAGCAAGCCGACGATCGACACGCACCGTGACGAGGGCGGCCTTCTCACCCTGCGTATCTATGACTGCAAGAAGCCGATCATCGCGGCGATGAACGGCGCCGCCGTCGGGGTCGGGGTCACCATGACCCTGCCCATGGACATTCGGATTGGTGTCCCGGGATCCAAGATGGGTTTCGTCTTCGCTCGGCGTGGGATCGTGCCGGAGGCGGCGTCGAGCTGGTTCCTGACGCGAGCGGTGGGAATCCAAACCGCGGCGGAGTGGGCTTACACGGGGCGGATTTTTCGCAGTGAGGAGGCGCTCGAAGCAGGCTTGCTCTACAAGGTGGTCCCGCCCGAGGAGCTGCTGCCGACGGCACGGGGCATCGCCCGGGAGATCGCCGACAACACCGCCCCGGTCTCCGTCGCTCTCACCCGGCAGATGTTCTGGAAGATGCTCGGTGCGTCGAGTCCGCACGAAGCGCACCTGCTCGACTCGAAGGCCGTGTTCTGGACCGGCCGCCAGCCCGACGCCTACGAGGGCGTTCAGTCGTTTCTCGAGAAACGTCCGGCCAAGTTCTCGATGAAGCCGAGCACAGGCATGCCGCCGTTCTACCCGTGGTGGAAGGAGTGA
- a CDS encoding cyclase family protein, whose amino-acid sequence MRVAAGFFLAVIVLAPSSDVWALDASKVVDLSHTYDADTVYWPTDKEGFEFEELSKGVTPGGWYYTANRFATAEHGGTHIDAPVHFAKGKKSVDEIDLSSLIGPLVVLDVTDAVQENVDYRVTIADVEAWEKRHGAIPDGAIVVMRSGWAKRWPDRAQVLGTAVAGDTENLHFPAFSKEAATFLMEKRRVGAIGVDTPSIDYGPSKDFIVHQIVNGSDKAGLENIANLEAVPDSGATIIALPMKIGGGSGAPVRVIAVLP is encoded by the coding sequence GTGAGAGTCGCCGCCGGCTTCTTCCTGGCGGTGATTGTTCTCGCGCCGTCATCGGACGTGTGGGCGCTCGACGCCTCGAAGGTGGTCGACCTCTCGCACACCTACGACGCGGATACGGTCTATTGGCCCACGGACAAAGAAGGCTTCGAGTTCGAGGAGCTGAGCAAGGGCGTCACGCCGGGCGGCTGGTACTACACGGCGAACCGGTTCGCGACGGCTGAGCACGGGGGCACGCACATCGATGCGCCGGTCCACTTCGCGAAAGGAAAGAAGAGCGTTGACGAGATCGATCTTTCGTCGCTGATCGGACCGCTCGTCGTTCTCGACGTGACGGACGCCGTGCAGGAGAACGTCGACTACCGGGTGACCATCGCCGACGTCGAGGCGTGGGAGAAGCGCCACGGCGCGATCCCGGACGGCGCGATCGTCGTCATGCGAAGCGGTTGGGCGAAGCGTTGGCCCGACCGCGCGCAGGTGCTCGGTACTGCGGTCGCCGGCGATACGGAGAACCTGCACTTCCCGGCGTTCTCGAAGGAGGCCGCTACGTTCCTCATGGAGAAGCGCCGCGTGGGAGCGATCGGAGTGGACACGCCGAGCATCGACTACGGCCCATCGAAGGACTTCATCGTTCATCAGATCGTGAACGGCTCCGACAAGGCTGGCCTCGAGAATATCGCGAACCTCGAAGCCGTGCCCGATTCCGGCGCGACGATCATTGCATTGCCCATGAAGATCGGGGGCGGTTCGGGCGCGCCGGTGCGCGTCATTGCGGTTCTCCCCTGA
- a CDS encoding TIGR03564 family F420-dependent LLM class oxidoreductase, whose amino-acid sequence MRIGIGIGEIGGTPATVDGLIGQAKQAEADGFASGWFANIFGFDAILACALAGRETSTIELGTAVTPSYPRHPTAMAQQAISANAACSGRFALGIGLSHQIVIENMLGLSYAKPYSHMKEYVEVLNPLLRGEAVGHQGDEFKIMAQIQVAGAPAPSLLIAALAPKMLALAGRETAGTITWMTATKTLKDYTVPRITEAAAAAGRPAPRVVCGLPIAVCNDPKGAREKAGKAFEIYGTLPSYRAMLDREGAAGPGDVAIVGDESDVGEQLDRLAEAGVTDYLAAPFSADGAGPESLERTRAFLIKRAKG is encoded by the coding sequence ATGCGTATTGGAATCGGAATCGGTGAAATCGGCGGAACGCCCGCGACTGTGGACGGTCTGATCGGCCAGGCGAAGCAGGCGGAGGCGGACGGCTTCGCGAGCGGATGGTTCGCGAACATCTTCGGATTCGACGCGATACTCGCGTGCGCGCTCGCGGGCCGTGAAACCAGCACGATCGAGCTGGGGACGGCGGTTACGCCGAGCTATCCGCGCCATCCCACGGCGATGGCGCAGCAGGCGATCTCGGCGAATGCCGCGTGCAGCGGCCGGTTCGCGCTCGGCATCGGTCTCTCACACCAGATCGTGATCGAGAACATGCTCGGCCTCTCGTACGCGAAGCCATACAGCCACATGAAGGAGTACGTCGAAGTTCTGAACCCGCTGTTGCGCGGCGAGGCCGTCGGGCATCAGGGCGACGAGTTCAAGATCATGGCGCAGATTCAGGTCGCCGGTGCGCCGGCCCCGTCTTTGTTGATCGCGGCGCTCGCGCCGAAGATGCTCGCGCTCGCCGGCCGGGAGACGGCAGGCACGATTACGTGGATGACGGCGACCAAGACGCTGAAGGATTACACGGTCCCGCGGATCACTGAAGCTGCGGCGGCCGCGGGCCGACCGGCGCCTCGCGTCGTCTGCGGTCTGCCGATCGCCGTCTGCAACGACCCCAAGGGCGCGAGAGAGAAGGCGGGCAAGGCCTTCGAGATCTACGGCACGTTGCCGTCCTACCGCGCGATGCTCGACCGCGAGGGGGCTGCAGGGCCGGGCGACGTTGCGATCGTCGGCGACGAAAGCGACGTTGGCGAGCAGCTCGACCGGCTCGCGGAGGCGGGCGTGACCGACTACCTCGCCGCGCCGTTCTCGGCCGACGGCGCTGGTCCCGAGTCGCTCGAGCGTACGCGTGCGTTCCTGATCAAGCGCGCGAAGGGGTAG